Genomic window (Chthonomonas sp.):
AGAAAAGCTGCTGATTCGATACTGCGAGCGGCTGGGGCGCTCGCTGAGTGATGCGATGGGGCGGGGCGCATTATATAGGGTGGACCTGCGGCTGCGACCCTACGGCACGAGCGGCCCCATTTTCCTGAACATGACCGCGTGGCGGCGCTATTACGAAAACTACAGTGAGCCTTGGGAACAGCTGGCCCTCATTCGGGCGCGCCAAGTTTGCGGCCCGGAGTTGCCGGAGTTCGAAGAAATGCGACGCGGAATGGTGTTCGAGCGGCCGCACGGCGATTGGTTCGTGGATCAACTGCTCGCGATGCGGTCGGCCATCGAAGGGTTGCGCACGGATCGCGACCTGAAGCGAGGGGTCGGCGGTATCCGCGACATCGAGTTTCTCACTCAGATTCTGCAAATGCTCTCGGGCAACGAGCAGCGATTCACCTTGGACGCCCTCGCCGTGACGAAAATTTCCGCCGCCGACAAGGCATATCTGGCCGAGTCGTACACGTTTTATCGCCGGTTGGAGCACCGCATTCAGTTGGGCGAAGGGTTGCAAACCCACGACCTTCCGGAGAATGAGCGAGAACTCGCCCGAGTGGCGCACCTGATGGGCTTTGCCAGCGGAGCGGATCTGGAGCACGAGCTGGCCGAGCGCCGCGACAGTGTGCGCGACATCTATAACCGCACACTGGGACAAGGCGATTCTGCCAATGAACCATCAATGGTCCCCGCCGCATTGGCTCGTTTGCGGGAAACCGCACCTTTTCTTGCGGCTCAGGTGGAGGCGCAGCCCGCTCTGCTCGACCAAGTTCTGTCCGGCGAAATCGAGGAAGACCTGCCGCCGTGGTCGGGTCACCACCCCGAATTGCGACGGCTCGTTATTCTCACTCGTTTCGCTTTGGGGTTCGACGATTCGCCGTGGGCGTCGCTGAGCGATCTGGCCGACGCCATGGTGGCCAAGCACCTGGCTAGTTCGGCTCTCACCGCCGTGACGCTGGGCTCGTTTGCCGCGCGCGAACTCGGCCCGGCGTCCGATCTGGACATGCTATTTCTGGCCAACGGCGATCAGTCGCACGCCGAGCGCGAGGTCGAAGCTGCCCTTCGGCGCTGGCCAAAGGAGCCGTTTGAGCTCGACCTTCGCTTGCGGCCCAACGCCGGGCGAGGGTTGCTCGCCCCGACGCCGGACGCTTTGCTCCACTACGCGGAGACCGAGATGGAGAACTGGGAGCGCCTCGCGCTACGCCGTTTCCGCACCAGTTTGCCCGAAACTTCAATCGCGCAAGCCAACCGCCTGGACTGGACGCCGGAAACCATCGCCGAACTCCGCGCGATGAAGGCGCGCATCGAAACCGAGCGGAGTCGCGGCGAGCACGACCTGAAACTTGGGCCCGGCGGCATTGACGATTTGCAGTGGGCGATGCAGATTTCTGCGCTCAACGCGGGCCGGGCGCTACCGACTTCGACTCCCGAAGCCCTCGACGCATTGGGGCAGCAAGACTTGATTCCGATTTGGCGAGACTTGCTCCGCGCGCGGTACGCATCGTACGTGGCGACCGGCGAACCCGACTTCGCGCCCAAAGGCTCAGTTTCTGGCCGCCACCTCATTCGCGAACTTCTGGAAAACGCGTGGCGCGTCGCCCAGTCAAAATAAGGGGGCCGCTCGTCTTGACCTTTAGGCTGTTTGCACCATGAATCACTGGACCCTGTTGCCGTTCGCGTTTTTGTTGGGCGCGGTTCCCTTTGGGTACCTCGTGGCCCGCGCAAAGGGCGTCAACATTTTTGAAGCGGGCAGCGGCAACATCGGTGCGACCAACGTCAACCGGGTGCTCGGCGCCAAGGCCGGTTTGCTGGTGCTGTTTTTGGATATCGCCAAGGGACTGGCGCCCGCGCTCTATGGCGTGCACATGCTCCACAGCATCGAGAGCGGTCTGTGGCTGGGCCTCGCGGCGGTGCTGGGGCATACGTTTTCGCCGTTCCTCAAGTTCAAAGGCGGCAAAGGCGTGGCCACCACGCTCGGCGTGGTCATCGGCGCGACTCCGCTCGTGGCGCTGGGCTCGGCGGTGGTGTTTTTGCCGCTGCTGGCGATGTTCCGCTACGTCAGTCTTAGTAGCATCGTGGCCGCCGCCTCGCTGCCGCTCTGGGACTTGCTCTTCAAAATGCCGCCGGTGGCCATCGTCTTCCACAGCGTCATTGCCGCGTTCATTTTGTTCAAACACCGGGCAAACATCGTCCGCATCCGCAACGGAACCGAAAGCAAATTCCGTGAGAAAAAGGAGCCCGAGGCATGAGCTTTGTCGACAGGGTTGCGGCGAACCCGCTCGGGTGCGTAGGGGGTTGCTTGGTTTGGATTCCGATCGGGATCTGGATTTATCTGGCAATCAACTGGATGATCATGGGCGAGCTGGAAGTGCTGCCCGGCATTTTTTGCATTTGCGTGGCGTTTAGCCTCGGCTACTTCACCGCCAACCCGCCCACTCCGGCGCTGGGATTTGTGTTTATGGGCACCAGCGTGGCGAGTTTGCTGGCCATTCCGATCATAAAAAGCCTGACCCACGCGCGCGCCATGGGCAGCATTCATCAGGATCAAATCCGGGGATACTGCGACACGCTTAGGCAGAGGCCGAATCCCGGCACCGAGTTTCGCGTGGCCGCGTCGGTGTGGGATACCGGCGACATGCGACGCGCAATCGCGATCGGCGCGCGCGTGATTCCGGACCTGCACAAGGCGCACTTTTCGCAGGAACATCGCGAGTTTGAGCATTGGCAAATGCGCGGCCATATCCGCGCCGACAGTCTGTCCGGCGAGACGCAGGTTTGCACCAAGTGCGGAGCCACAACGAACCTGAGCGCGATCTTCTGCGCCTCGTGCGGCGATACGCTGGTTCTGCATTCGGTGACTAATTCGAGCGCCGGCTTGGTCGCGCGACTGATGCTGGGTTGGGCGATCACCGTTGGCCTCATTGTCGGGCTCCCGATCGTCGTGGTGAAGCTACCTGGCCTTGCCGCGATTCCGGTCATTGTGCTGGTCGTCGCGGGAGCCGCATACGCCCTGGTGCGCCTCCTGGGAAGGGAAGTTTCAACTTGAAAAAGCTGGATCGCTACGTGTTGCGCGAGATGGTGCTGCCGTTTCTCATCGGCACCTTCATGGTCGTGCTCATGTTCCAAGCGAACCAGCTGATCGCCCTTTACAAGGATCAAAACATCAACATGCAGCGGGTGCCCTTTGTGGCCGTGCTGCAATTCATCTTGCTGAAAACCCCCAGCTGGTTGCAACTGACGATGCCGGTGGGGATCGCGCTGGGCGCCTCGTTGAGTCTCTCCCGGATAGCCCGCGAAAGCGAGCTGACGGCGATTCGCTCCGCCGGAATTCCGATCCGCCGCGTGCTGGTGCCGGTGCTCATCGCGGGGGTGTTCGGAGCCGGTCTCAACTATTGGATCACCGAGCATTTGATGCCGCGCTCGGAGCGCGCCTCCACCAAGTTGCTCGGCGAAATGGGGCAGCTTGCTTTGCAGCCGACGTTCAAAAGCAATGTGTCCTTGAGTCTGAACGGTTGGATTGTCACAATCGGCACGGTCACGCGCGGCGAGGGCGACACGATGAACATGAGCAACGTGATGCTCGCGCAGAAGGATTCGCGCG
Coding sequences:
- the plsY gene encoding glycerol-3-phosphate 1-O-acyltransferase PlsY, whose translation is MNHWTLLPFAFLLGAVPFGYLVARAKGVNIFEAGSGNIGATNVNRVLGAKAGLLVLFLDIAKGLAPALYGVHMLHSIESGLWLGLAAVLGHTFSPFLKFKGGKGVATTLGVVIGATPLVALGSAVVFLPLLAMFRYVSLSSIVAAASLPLWDLLFKMPPVAIVFHSVIAAFILFKHRANIVRIRNGTESKFREKKEPEA
- a CDS encoding LptF/LptG family permease, whose amino-acid sequence is MKKLDRYVLREMVLPFLIGTFMVVLMFQANQLIALYKDQNINMQRVPFVAVLQFILLKTPSWLQLTMPVGIALGASLSLSRIARESELTAIRSAGIPIRRVLVPVLIAGVFGAGLNYWITEHLMPRSERASTKLLGEMGQLALQPTFKSNVSLSLNGWIVTIGTVTRGEGDTMNMSNVMLAQKDSRGEETVVIADQGSYRQGNWVFPLATVRVFKGKDLTQIRTKSEMRINQRISVENFFGGSQTQEMSIPELRAAIAAQREAKLDPRNLEIEFYLRYSLPASCAIFAFTGAVLAVSFARNGPFVGVMLTFVLVMVYYNAFVIAKEIIGRNGYLPPIAAAWTPNVVFLLLGLWMLRRAE